The Streptomyces sp. Je 1-332 genome has a window encoding:
- a CDS encoding dihydrofolate reductase family protein, whose translation MRTLISTAFVSLDGVVEAPGGEPGYRNSGWTFKDMEFLPEAYEIKGREQQEATAMLFGRVSYEAFSPVWPGMEEFSEYKDMPKYVVSGTLTEDKLVSGWGEQTILRSLDEVAALKETEGGPIIMHGSATLNRNLSDAGLINRYHLLVFPLLLGAGKRLFSDTDKDTQKLRLVEHEAYANGMQKNVFDVVR comes from the coding sequence ATGCGTACGTTGATCAGCACTGCCTTCGTCTCCCTCGACGGTGTCGTGGAGGCCCCGGGCGGCGAGCCCGGTTACCGCAACTCCGGCTGGACCTTCAAGGACATGGAGTTCCTGCCGGAGGCGTACGAGATCAAGGGCCGGGAGCAGCAGGAGGCCACCGCGATGCTGTTCGGCCGGGTCAGCTACGAGGCGTTCAGCCCGGTCTGGCCGGGCATGGAGGAGTTCTCCGAGTACAAGGACATGCCGAAGTACGTCGTCTCCGGCACCCTCACCGAGGACAAGTTGGTCTCCGGCTGGGGCGAGCAGACGATCCTGCGGTCGCTGGACGAGGTCGCCGCCCTGAAGGAGACCGAGGGAGGCCCGATCATCATGCACGGCAGCGCCACCCTGAACCGGAACCTCTCGGACGCGGGCCTGATCAACCGTTACCACCTGCTCGTCTTCCCACTGCTGCTCGGCGCGGGCAAGCGCCTGTTCAGCGACACGGACAAGGACACGCAGAAGCTGCGGCTCGTAGAGCACGAGGCCTACGCCAACGGCATGCAGAAGAACGTCTTCGACGTCGTCCGCTGA
- a CDS encoding ABC transporter substrate-binding protein — protein sequence MFRTTADWLHEHLWNTLLKKIFTCTLAALLAVGAYALVSKLNEDADNCADGVTESGGECIGINGSGYDFGEPEIAPVAARIAEENRRIDEQPHVTVAMMLPLQPDSKAERRQLRSELQGAFLAQYRLNREPGKPAVRLVLANPGKDYARQGEVVPDLVRMARSDRDNLRAVTGFNLSLDETKEAVRSLTEQQVPVLVARASASTLANQESKDGTYDFKGLARIIPTNEEQARALADYNGSRKDRQTVLVRDTRPDPYVRSLARAFQGLPEDGPAGPDDMTFTSPGVADPGDVDNQFRPTVNTICNSGADTVYFAGRSTHLRLFLKRLAKEACEDRKFTVVSGSDAASLNNRMTDEDWAELRDSSGKPRLTVQYAAPAHPDSWSTEIGKWQQGVEDRTGKKPPESKAPGYLRDPLAELSRLERTITALKSAGREIGDVQLGDSRTMMVHDGVRTAVEAIRGAKPTGAAVPSAEQVGNRWATMQSKNRVDGTSGRICLTKAGNPYDKPLAVVALKPGTKEGPGTLDFIGLAWPTGEPQPEDCVVRGG from the coding sequence ATGTTCCGGACCACCGCCGACTGGCTGCACGAGCACCTGTGGAACACGCTGCTGAAGAAGATCTTCACCTGCACCCTGGCGGCTCTCCTCGCCGTCGGGGCGTACGCCCTCGTCTCGAAACTGAACGAGGACGCGGACAACTGCGCCGACGGCGTCACCGAGTCCGGCGGCGAGTGCATAGGCATCAACGGCTCCGGCTACGACTTCGGGGAGCCGGAGATCGCGCCGGTCGCGGCCAGGATCGCCGAGGAGAACCGCCGCATCGACGAACAGCCGCACGTCACCGTGGCGATGATGCTCCCGCTGCAGCCCGACTCGAAGGCCGAGCGGCGTCAGCTGCGCAGCGAACTGCAGGGCGCGTTCCTGGCGCAGTACCGCCTCAACAGGGAGCCGGGGAAGCCGGCGGTGCGCCTCGTCCTGGCCAACCCCGGCAAGGACTACGCCCGGCAGGGCGAAGTGGTGCCCGATCTGGTGCGGATGGCCCGCTCCGACCGGGACAACCTGCGCGCGGTGACCGGGTTCAACCTCTCCCTCGACGAAACCAAGGAGGCCGTGCGCAGCCTCACCGAGCAGCAGGTGCCGGTGCTCGTGGCGCGGGCCTCGGCGAGCACGCTCGCCAACCAGGAGAGCAAGGACGGGACGTACGACTTCAAGGGGCTTGCCCGCATCATCCCCACCAACGAGGAACAGGCTCGTGCGCTGGCCGACTACAACGGCAGCCGCAAGGACCGCCAGACCGTCCTGGTCCGCGACACCCGCCCCGACCCGTACGTCCGCTCACTGGCCCGCGCCTTCCAGGGGCTTCCGGAGGACGGACCCGCGGGCCCGGACGACATGACCTTCACGTCGCCCGGAGTCGCGGACCCGGGCGACGTGGACAACCAGTTCAGGCCGACGGTCAACACGATCTGCAACTCGGGTGCGGACACGGTCTACTTCGCCGGCCGCTCCACTCACCTTCGGCTGTTCCTCAAGCGCCTGGCCAAGGAGGCGTGCGAGGACCGGAAGTTCACCGTGGTCTCCGGCTCGGACGCGGCCTCGCTGAACAACCGGATGACCGACGAGGACTGGGCAGAACTGCGCGACAGCTCCGGCAAACCCCGCTTGACGGTGCAGTACGCGGCGCCGGCTCACCCCGATTCCTGGAGCACCGAAATAGGCAAGTGGCAGCAGGGCGTGGAGGACCGGACAGGCAAGAAGCCCCCCGAGTCGAAGGCCCCCGGCTACTTGCGCGACCCGCTGGCCGAGCTCAGCCGACTGGAGCGGACGATCACCGCGCTGAAGTCGGCGGGCCGGGAGATCGGCGACGTACAACTGGGCGACTCCCGCACCATGATGGTGCACGACGGGGTGCGCACCGCGGTCGAGGCGATCCGCGGCGCGAAGCCCACCGGCGCGGCGGTCCCCTCCGCCGAACAGGTGGGCAACCGCTGGGCCACGATGCAGTCGAAGAACCGCGTGGACGGCACGAGCGGCCGCATCTGCCTCACCAAGGCAGGCAACCCGTACGACAAGCCCCTGGCGGTCGTGGCCCTGAAACCCGGCACGAAGGAGGGTCCGGGGACCCTGGACTTCATCGGCCTCGCCTGGCCCACGGGCGAGCCCCAGCCGGAGGACTGTGTCGTACGGGGCGGATAG
- a CDS encoding SRPBCC family protein gives MSRNRRLILASPAEVWSLLSDGHRYGEWVTGTQEVLSADPHWPAVGARLKVRVGVGPLVLDDTCVVRISEPERRLQLEAKAGPFGAARIAMTLIPWGEHTLVVLDWHPLRGPGTRMHGLPVDYVVGVRNGMMLTKLARIAVGEHGRNV, from the coding sequence GTGTCCCGGAACCGCCGCCTGATCCTGGCCTCGCCGGCCGAGGTCTGGAGCCTGCTGTCCGACGGCCACCGGTACGGGGAGTGGGTGACCGGAACCCAGGAGGTGCTGTCCGCTGACCCGCACTGGCCCGCGGTGGGCGCCCGTCTGAAGGTCCGGGTCGGCGTCGGCCCGCTGGTCCTCGACGACACCTGCGTCGTCCGCATCAGCGAACCGGAGCGCCGTCTGCAGCTGGAGGCGAAGGCGGGCCCCTTCGGAGCGGCCCGCATCGCCATGACTCTGATCCCCTGGGGTGAGCACACCCTCGTCGTCCTCGACTGGCACCCCTTGCGGGGCCCCGGCACCCGGATGCACGGCCTCCCCGTGGACTACGTGGTCGGTGTCCGCAACGGCATGATGCTGACGAAGCTGGCCCGTATCGCGGTGGGCGAGCACGGCCGGAACGTCTGA
- a CDS encoding amidohydrolase: MPTAATAASLALDLTSGLKTRDLEELYQDLHRHPELSFQEHRTAGILAERLRSAGYAVTDGVGSTGVVGVLENGEGPVVWLRGDMDALPVTETTGLAYASTVDGVMHACGHDMHVTWLAFAAEALAAGRDAWSGTLVVIGQPAEEGGDGARAMVSDGLHTRFPRPDAVFGQHVAPGPAGLVSHTPGLIMSAADDLHVVVPGVGGHGSRPEATVDPVVTAAYIVTRLQSVVSREVAASEAVVLTTGQFNAGQRPNIIPSEARLGLNLRTQDAQVRERVLSAVRRIVEGECLAAGCPTEPEVNTGASFPATVNDAALDAEIAALHRELFGAQSVFDFGPAMGSEDFSLLVPTGVPYDFWFVASTPQAVWDAAPGEGLGAKITAVPGNHSSLFAPDLSVLLPGVRTLVGAALHRLGG; this comes from the coding sequence ATGCCCACCGCAGCCACCGCAGCGAGCCTGGCCCTGGACCTCACCTCAGGGTTGAAGACGCGTGACCTCGAGGAGCTGTACCAGGACCTGCACCGCCACCCGGAGCTCTCCTTCCAGGAGCACCGCACGGCCGGGATCCTCGCCGAGCGGCTGCGGAGCGCCGGGTACGCGGTGACGGACGGAGTCGGCTCCACCGGCGTCGTGGGCGTCCTGGAGAACGGTGAGGGGCCCGTGGTGTGGCTGCGCGGCGACATGGACGCCCTGCCGGTCACGGAGACCACGGGCCTCGCCTACGCCTCCACCGTCGACGGCGTCATGCACGCCTGCGGCCACGACATGCACGTCACGTGGCTGGCGTTCGCCGCCGAGGCGCTGGCGGCAGGACGGGATGCCTGGTCGGGCACCCTCGTGGTGATCGGGCAGCCCGCCGAGGAAGGGGGCGACGGAGCGCGCGCGATGGTCTCCGACGGGCTGCACACGCGCTTCCCCCGCCCCGACGCCGTCTTCGGCCAGCATGTCGCCCCCGGCCCCGCGGGCCTTGTCTCCCACACCCCCGGCCTGATCATGTCGGCCGCCGACGACCTGCATGTCGTGGTGCCCGGGGTCGGCGGCCACGGTTCACGCCCCGAGGCCACCGTCGACCCGGTGGTGACAGCCGCGTACATCGTCACGCGGCTGCAGAGCGTCGTCTCGCGTGAGGTGGCCGCTTCGGAGGCGGTGGTGCTGACCACGGGGCAGTTCAACGCCGGGCAGCGGCCCAACATCATCCCCTCGGAGGCCCGGCTCGGGCTGAACCTGCGGACGCAGGACGCGCAGGTGCGCGAGCGGGTCCTGTCCGCCGTCCGCCGCATCGTCGAGGGAGAGTGCCTGGCCGCCGGGTGTCCGACGGAGCCCGAGGTGAACACTGGGGCGAGCTTCCCGGCGACGGTCAACGACGCGGCGCTGGACGCGGAGATCGCCGCCCTGCATCGCGAACTCTTCGGCGCGCAGAGCGTGTTCGACTTCGGGCCCGCGATGGGCAGCGAGGACTTCTCGCTCCTCGTGCCCACCGGGGTGCCCTACGACTTCTGGTTCGTGGCCTCGACACCGCAGGCGGTCTGGGACGCCGCCCCGGGTGAGGGACTCGGCGCGAAGATCACCGCGGTGCCGGGCAACCACAGCTCCCTGTTCGCCCCGGACCTCTCGGTCCTGCTGCCGGGCGTACGGACGCTGGTGGGCGCCGCCCTGCACCGGCTCGGCGGCTGA